One genomic segment of Danio aesculapii chromosome 15, fDanAes4.1, whole genome shotgun sequence includes these proteins:
- the LOC130242053 gene encoding olfactory receptor 1M1-like, with product MNSINASFYQNISIVRPEYFFISGLSGIPYSSYYYIFLFVVYFISVIGNSVVLLIIAVDRSLHSPKYIGVFNLALADIGEANALIPNMMKNFLFDSQYISYNACMANMFFVFLFSSIQSFTLVALAYDRFIAICLPLRYHAIVNNTSMILIFLAIWGFNSSVVASMVSMITRLSLCKSNVIPSYFCDHGPIFRLACNDIKVSEFFAFFISILYLTMPMVIIVVSYLYIFLALIKITTWEGRLKALKTCVSHLLLVGIFFLPVCCTYIAQILLALTPNARVISTSLSYAIPPMLNPIIYVLNTAEIKDIIRKLFKKRLRPVSDNISK from the coding sequence ATGAATTCTATAAATGCAAGTTTTTACCAGAATATCTCCATAGTTCGACCTGAGTACTTTTTCATCAGTGGACTTTCAGGTATACCTTACAGCAGTTATTACTATATTTTCTTATTTGTCGTTTATTTTATATCTGTAATTGGGAACTCTGTAGTCCTTCTCATTATAGCTGTTGACCGGAGTCTGCACAGTCCAAAGTACATTGGTGTGTTTAACTTGGCCTTGGCTGATATTGGTGAAGCTAATGCACTGATTCCTAACATGATGAAGAATTTTCTGTTTGACTCACAGTACATCTCCTACAATGCTTGTATGGCAAACATGTTTTTTGTGTTCCTCTTTAGTTCCATACAAAGTTTCACTCTTGTTGCTTTGGCGTATGATCGCTTCATTGCAATTTGTTTACCTTTGAGATATCATGCTATTGTGAATAATACCAGCATGATTTTAATTTTCCTAGCTATATGGGGATTTAATTCTTCTGTGGTGGCCTCTATGGTGTCTATGATCACTCGACTTTCACTCTGTAAATCCAATGTGATACCGAGTTATTTTTGTGATCATGGACCAATATTTAGGTTGGCTTGTAATGACATCAAAGTTAGTGAGTTTTTTGCTTTTTTCATCTCGATTTTATATCTTACCATGCCAATGGTCATTATTGTCGTTTCATATCTGTATATTTTTCTTGCTTTGATCAAAATTACAACTTGGGAAGGACGGTTAAAAGCATTGAAGACCTGTGTGTCTCACCTCTTGTTAGTAGGAATCTTTTTCCTTCCTGTATGCTGCACATACATTGCACAGATTTTGCTTGCTCTTACTCCTAATGCCAGAGTCATCAGCACATCTCTTTCATATGCTATTCCACCAATGCTAAATcctattatttatgttttaaacacAGCTGAAATCAAAGATATAATTAGAAAATTGTTTAAAAAGAGACTGAGGCCAGTTAGTGATAACatttcaaaatga
- the LOC130241756 gene encoding olfactory receptor 1-like translates to MQSYRKLAQNTKSKSAMSSVNASFFQNISIVHPEYFFIIGLSGIQQSGYYYIFLFVTYFISIIGNSVVLLIIALERTLHSPKYIGVFNLALADIGETSALIPNMMKNFLFDSQYISYNGCMANMFFVFLFSSIQSFTLVVMAYDRFVAICLPLRYHAIVNNTSMILMTLAIWAFNSFVVALMVSLINRLSFCESNLIQSYFCDHGPVFRLACNDNSMNKIMAYVISVLYIIAPMVVIVFSYLGIFLALIKITTWEGRLKALKTCVSHLLLVGIFFLPICCTYIAQVLLYLTPNARIISTSFSYAVPPVLNPIIYVLNTAEIKDIIKKMVKNRPIRENISK, encoded by the exons ATGCAAAGTTACAGGAAG cttgCTCAAAACACCAAAAGCAAATCTGCAATGAGTTCTGTAAATGCAAGTTTTTTCCAGAATATCTCCATTGTTCATCCTGAGTACTTTTTCATCATTGGACTTTCGGGTATACAGCAAAGTGGTTATTACTATATATTCTTATTTGTCACATATTTTATATCTATAATTGGGAACTCTGTAGTCCTTCTCATTATAGCTCTTGAGCGGACTCTGCACAGTCCAAAGTACATTGGTGTGTTTAACTTGGCCTTGGCTGATATTGGTGAAACTAGTGCGCTGATTCCTAACATGATGAAGAATTTTCTGTTTGACTCCCAGTACATCTCCTATAATGGTTGTATGGCCAATATGTTTTTTGTGTTCCTCTTTAGTTCCATACAAAGTTTCACTCTTGTTGTTATGGCATATGATCGCTTTGTTGCAATTTGTTTGCCTTTAAGATATCATGCTATTGTGAATAATACCAGTATGATTTTAATGACTTTAGCAATTTGGGCATTTAATTCTTTTGTGGTGGCCTTGATGGTGTCTTTAATCAACCGACTTTCTTTCTGTGAATCCAATTTGATACAGAGTTATTTTTGTGATCATGGGCCAGTTTTTAGGTTGGCTTGTAATGACAATAGCATGAATAAAATTATGGCATATGTCATTTCAGTTCTGTACATTATAGCACCAATGGTCGTTATTGTATTTTCATATCTGGGCATTTTTCTTGCTTTAATCAAAATCACAACTTGGGAAGGACGTTTAAAAGCACTGAAGACCTGTGTGTCTCACCTGTTGCTAGTAGGAATATTTTTCCTCCCTATATGCTGCACATACATTGCACAAGTCTTGCTTTATCTCACCCCTAATGCCAGGATCATCAGCACATCTTTTTCATATGCTGTTCCTCCAGTGCTAAACcctattatttatgttttaaacacGGCAGAAATCAaagacataataaaaaaaatggttaaaaatagaCCAATCAGAGAGAACATTTCCAAATGA
- the or42e1 gene encoding odorant receptor 111-1: MSSLNASFSKNISNVHPEYFFIIGLTGIGYSSYYYIFLFVTYFITVIGNTAVILIIVLDRRLHSAKYIGMFNLALADFGEANALIPNMMKTFLFDSQYIYYNACMANMFFVFLFSTMQSFTLVVMAYDRLIAICLPLRYHAIVNNSNMILIFSAIWAFNSSVVALMVSLIDRLSFCESNMIQSYFCDHGPVYRLACSDISKNKIMAYVISALYIIAPMVVIVFSYLGIFLALIKITTWEGRLKALKTCVSHLLLVGIFFLPLFCTYLAQLLLSLNPNARVISTSLSYAIPPMLNPIIYVLNTAEIKDLIRKMLKNRSAPIRENISK, encoded by the coding sequence ATGAGTTCTTTAAATGCAAGTTTTTCCAAGAATATCTCCAATGTTCATCCTGAATACTTTTTCATCATTGGGCTCACAGGTATAGGGTACAGCAGTTATTACTATATATTCTTATTTGTCACTTATTTTATAACTGTAATTGGGAATACTGCAGTCATTCTCATTATAGTTCTTGACCGGAGGCTGCACAGTGCAAAGTACATTGGTATGTTTAACTTGGCCTTGGCTGACTTTGGTGAAGCTAATGCACTGATTCCTAACATGATGAAGACTTTTCTGTTTGACTCGCAGTACATCTATTACAATGCTTGTATGGCCAATATGTTTTTTGTGTTCCTCTTTAGTACTATGCAAAGTTTCACTCTTGTTGTTATGGCGTATGATCGCTTAATTGCAATTTGTTTGCCATTGAGATATCatgcaattgtcaataattcCAATATGATTTTAATTTTCTCAGCAATATGGGCTTTTAATTCTTCTGTGGTGGCCTTGATGGTGTCTTTGATTGACCGACTTTCATTCTGTGAATCCAATATGATACAGAGTTATTTTTGTGATCATGGACCAGTGTATAGATTGGCATGTAGTGACATTAGCAAAAATAAGATCATGGCATATGTCATCTCAGCTTTGTACATTATAGCACCAATGGTCGTTATTGTCTTTTCATATCTGGGCATTTTTCTTGCTTTAATCAAAATCACAACTTGGGAAGGACGTTTAAAAGCATTGAAGACCTGTGTGTCTCACCTGTTGTTAGTAGGAATTTTTTTCCTCCCCTTGTTCTGCACATACCTTGCACAGCTCTTGCTTTCTCTGAATCCTAATGCCAGAGTCATCAGCACATCTCTCTCATATGCAATTCCACCAATGCTTAATCCGATCATTTATGTTTTAAACACAGCTGAAATCAAGGACCTAATTCgaaaaatgcttaaaaacagATCTGCACCCATCAGAGAGAACATTTCCAAATGA
- the or40a1 gene encoding LOW QUALITY PROTEIN: odorant receptor 107-1 (The sequence of the model RefSeq protein was modified relative to this genomic sequence to represent the inferred CDS: inserted 1 base in 1 codon; deleted 1 base in 1 codon; substituted 1 base at 1 genomic stop codon) yields the protein MNLSVTFSNGTTSFNEGFYLTAFQTLPTKNYLILGLAIIYIITLLGNLVLLSVVLMNSSLQNPKYLAVCNLAVVDISINSVIIPQMVPVFAFNQNYISFGACFSQMFFMHFFGDMESFSLALLAYDRLIAICWPLRYSTINTNLRMLLIIATIWILVTLLDIFPVIFASRLPYCSSRAVQSCCCEHSPVYRLACTDTSYNRQLGTAKTMIVLLGPLVFIVFTYVIVVIAVMRIASVTQRWKALHTCLTHMMLVMLYYMPVXYSICTRELAISSECXSFNSNTDVSVTVPAMLNPIIYSLKTDELKDRMVKLFRKSKVAQQIIKNEINALQQ from the exons ATGAACTTGTCAGTCACATTCAGCAATGGAACGACTTCTTTCAATGAAGGATTTTATCTGACTGCCTTCCAAACTTTGCCAACCAAAAACTACCTCATTTTGGGCTTGGCGATCATCTACATCATCACCTTGCTGGGTAATCTTGTTCTGCTCTCTGTCGTCCTCATGAACTCCAGCTTACAGAACCCCAAGTATCTTGCTGTGTGTAATCTAGCCGTCGTCGACATTTCAATCAATAGTGTTATTATTCCTCAAATGGTGCCTGTTTTTGCGTTCAATCAGAACTATATTTCATTTGGTGCCTGTTTTTCTCAAATGTTCTTCATGCATTTTTTTGGTGACATGGAGTCTTTCTCTCTTGCTCTTCTGGCGTATGATCGTCTGATTGCCATCTGCTGGCCTCTGCGTTACTCTACCATAAACACCAACCTGAGGATGCTGCTCATCATAGCCACGATCTGGATTCTAGTTACTCTGCTGGATATTTTCCCAGTCATTTTTGCCTCTAGGCTTCCTTACTGTAGCTCCAGAGCAGTACAGAGCTGTTGTTGTGAACATAGCCCAGTCTACAGGCTGGCTTGTACAGACACGTCTTATAACCGACAACTAGGAACAGCTAAGACGATGATAGTCTTGCTGGGCCCTTTGGTTTTTATTGTTTTCACATATGTGATTGTAGTGATTGCTGTGATGAGGATTGCCTCTGTAACCCAGCGCTGGAAGGCCTTGCACACCTGTCTCACTCACATGATGCTGGTCATGCTGTATTACATGCCAG ATTATAGCATATGTACTAGGGAACTTGCGATTAGTTCAGAATGTTGATCTTTTAACAGCAATACTGAC GTTTCTGTTACCGTTCCAGCAATGTTGAACCCCATCATCTACAGCTTAAAGACTGATGAACTCAAAGACAGGATGGTCAAACTTTTTAGAAAATCAAAAGTGGCACAACAGATCATTAAAAATGAGATCAATGCTTTACAACAATAA
- the LOC130242248 gene encoding olfactory receptor 52E4-like has translation MSSTASVYNVSSDLSLQGFDLSPENAIIAFVFAIVNYIIILLCNSFLLFTIITNKALHEPMHILLLNLPINDLIGSTCLFPHVMRELLFDTRTMSLSVCITQAFFIHVYAVSAVFILTAMAYDRYVAICQPMRYSTIMTNIHLAKIISLVWLSNLTLMAVLFILLLRLPRCRSFLNHPYCDNPSLLQLVCADTTINNIYGLLMTAVCQVFTVGLILYSYLRILIACFRNKRSDTRSKALQTCGTHLVVFALFECLGLFTIISYRIKDISVHLRKFIAVAAMILPPTMNPVIYGLRTKEIRVKGIKFFHRKVFVS, from the coding sequence ATGTCTTCGACAGCCAGCGTCTACAATGTGTCATCTGATCTGTCTCTTCAGGGCTTCGATTTGTCTCCTGAGAACGCCATTATTGCATTTGTCTTTGCCATTGTGAATTATATAATCATACTGTTGTGCAACTCCTTCCTCCTGTTCACCATCATAACCAATAAGGCCCTTCATGAACCCATGCACATTCTTCTGTTAAATTTGCCCATTAATGACCTCATAGGTTCCACATGTTTATTCCCTCATGTCATGCGGGAGCTTCTGTTTGACACCAGGACTATGTCGCTCTCCGTCTGCATTACTCAGGCTTTCTTTATACATGTATATGCAGTATCTGCTGTCTTTATCTTGACTGCCATGGCATATGATAGATATGTTGCCATATGCCAGCCAATGAGATACAGTACAATTATGACCAATATCCACCTCGCCAAGATCATCTCTTTGGTTTGGCTCTCTAATTTGACACTAATGGCTGTGCTTTTCATTCTTCTCCTCCGCCTGCCTCGCTGTAGGTCTTTCCTCAACCATCCATACTGCGACAATCCCTCTTTGCTTCAGCTAGTTTGCGCAGATACgactattaataatatttacgGACTGTTAATGACAGCTGTGTGTCAAGTGTTTACAGTGGGTTTAATCCTGTACTCATATCTGCGTATTCTTATAGCATGTTTCCGTAACAAACGCTCCGACACGAGGAGCAAAGCTCTGCAGACGTGTGGCACACATCTGGTTGTTTTTGCCTTGTTCGAATGTTTGGGTCTTTTCACAATAATCTCATATAGGATCAAAGATATTTCTGTTCACCTGAGGAAATTCATTGCAGTCGCTGCTATGATACTGCCGCCGACGATGAATCCTGTTATATATGGACTGAGGACCAAAGAAATTAGAGTTAAAGGGATTAAATTTTTCCACAGAAAAGTTTTTGTGTCATGA
- the or71as1 gene encoding odorant receptor 118-2, whose amino-acid sequence MYLNGSVFPLLLTLQSLELPQMSIYPAFIFGLTTYLFILLCNLTIVITICLNRNLHKPMYILLLNMPINDTMAATNFFSQLLYSIWSQDTSISYPACLLQGFIVHLYGGASYVILTAMAYDRYIAICCPLRYGAIMNSNNLMKIITGMWVFNFTVITVLFSLLLPYKICRTHMTDLFCNNPSIMKLMCEDTTVNNIIGLFTLVLYHSIALSVVAFTYIHILITCVTNKQSDAKMKALQTCGTHLVVFLFLEFNTLFPLLAHRSESVPAYLRRVFSISGFVFPPIINPLVYGFKTKEIRQKMLTCFKRKVTSL is encoded by the coding sequence ATGTATCTAAATGGATCTGTTTTTCCTCTGTTGTTGACGTTGCAGTCTTTGGAGCTGCCTCAGATGAGCATTTATCCTGCATTCATATTTGGATTAACAACATACCTGTTTATCTTGTTATGCAATTTAACAATTGTCATCACCATTTGTTTGAACAGAAATCTTCATAAACCAATGTACATACTTCTGCTCAACATGCCTATCAATGACACAATGGCTGCCACAAACTTTTTTTCCCAGCTGTTGTACAGTATCTGGTCTCAGGACACATCGATATCCTATCCTGCCTGTTTGCTTCAAGGATTTATTGTACACCTTTATGGTGGTGCGTCTTATGTTATTCTTACTGCTATGGCATATGATAGGTATATCGCAATCTGCTGCCCACTAAGATATGGAGCTATTATGAACAGCAATAACTTGATGAAAATCATAACTGGGATGTGGGTTTTTAATTTCACTGTCATAACTGTACTTTTCTCTCTTCTTCTGCCTTACAAGATTTGCAGGACTCACATGACAGATCTTTTCTGCAATAATCCATCAATAATGAAACTCATGTGTGAAGACACGACAGTAAACAATATCATTGGATTGTTTACTCTAGTTTTGTATCACTCCATCGCTCTTTCTGTTGTGGctttcacatatattcatattttaatcacTTGTGTTACTAATAAGCAGTCTGATGCGAAGATGAAGGCTCTTCAGACATGTGGGACTCATTTGGTCGTCTTTCTGTTCTTGGAGTTTAACACTCTTTTTCCACTCCTTGCACATCGATCTGAAAGCGTTCCAGCTTATCTCCGTAGAGTGTTTTCTATATCAGGTTTTGTCTTTCCTCCTATTATAAATCCACTTGTTTATGGGTTTAAAACTAAAGAGATCAGGCAGAAAATGCTGACCTGTTTCAAGAGGAAGGTAACCAGTCTCTGA